A single Candidatus Binatia bacterium DNA region contains:
- a CDS encoding MBL fold metallo-hydrolase, with the protein MQEPLPGIFTWAALSEPHGYDFNGTVVLHPEGNLCIDPVEPSTDVLDQLDRLGISRILVTNRNHTRGANAVRDRTGARLALHPADAPHAREQGVPPDDELAIGQRVGPFTVVPVPGKSPGEIALHDPDRRILVVGDVLIGNPPGGLSLLPEKVMDDPALLRKSVSSLLEIDFDVVLVGDGVSVLTGAKERLRELVAGF; encoded by the coding sequence ATGCAAGAGCCCCTTCCCGGAATCTTCACGTGGGCAGCATTGTCCGAGCCACACGGGTACGACTTCAACGGCACCGTCGTCCTGCATCCCGAGGGAAACCTCTGCATCGACCCGGTCGAACCGAGCACAGACGTGCTCGACCAACTCGACCGACTCGGCATCTCCCGGATTCTCGTCACCAACCGCAACCACACGCGCGGTGCGAACGCGGTGCGAGATCGAACGGGAGCACGGCTCGCACTCCACCCGGCAGACGCGCCACATGCTCGTGAGCAGGGTGTGCCGCCGGACGACGAGTTGGCAATCGGGCAGCGCGTCGGGCCGTTTACCGTAGTACCCGTGCCCGGAAAATCTCCGGGCGAGATCGCCCTCCACGATCCGGACCGTCGGATCCTGGTCGTCGGCGACGTGCTCATCGGAAACCCGCCCGGTGGACTCTCCTTGCTCCCGGAGAAGGTCATGGACGACCCAGCCTTGCTTCGCAAAAGCGTCTCTAGCCTCCTTGAGATCGACTTCGACGTGGTGCTGGTGGGTGACGGCGTTTCGGTCCTCACCGGCGCCAAGGAGCGACTTCGCGAGTTGGTAGCGGGCTTCTAG
- a CDS encoding amidohydrolase family protein has protein sequence MKYDLLITNGLVVDGTGLPRRRADVAIRDGKIVGVGHFEESLAEKVLDVEGRVVAPGIIDPHTHYDPQLTFDPYGTSSCYHGVTTVLAGNCGFSIAPVKEQDRAFLAQIFTRVEDMAPDALDGIPWTFESFPEFLKSREGQLGINAAFYVGHCNIRRWVMGEDSNQREATPEEIESMRVIVGEAMEAGAAGLSSTHAPTHLDAADRPVPSRLASKEELEALVKEVGLSNRGSISYLPYSSIGGLDEADGDYLIDLALGSRLPIIIQGLGARNKVDAPTATWEHSRAYLERARGQGAGVYSMLMARPFNRRFTIAEGTGLYDGCPAFARLFVEAATVEARATLLRDESYRDEIRDSVESPNTDPAKGSTLPPPHFDALEVYAATKPENQELIGRPLRVIASERGVAPMDLMVDIALSEDLAVEFIWRTETEEWKDGTLVASQHPNMVIGTSDGGAHLGRDDGAEFSSYFLRYWVREWGKWELEEAIRQLTQQPAALLGLQGRGMLLPGYAADIMIFDPDTIGPGKKEFVHDFPNGVGRWSSRPEGVYATIVNGVPIVIDGALVEGCGYPGNVVSPGSD, from the coding sequence ATGAAATACGATTTGCTCATCACAAACGGCCTCGTGGTCGATGGAACCGGGCTTCCGCGCCGGCGGGCCGACGTCGCGATTCGCGACGGCAAGATCGTCGGAGTGGGACACTTCGAAGAGTCTCTCGCCGAGAAGGTGCTGGACGTCGAAGGTCGCGTCGTCGCTCCGGGCATCATCGACCCGCATACGCACTACGACCCGCAGCTCACGTTCGATCCCTACGGAACGTCGTCCTGCTACCACGGTGTGACGACAGTTCTCGCGGGCAACTGCGGGTTTTCGATCGCGCCAGTGAAGGAGCAGGACCGAGCCTTTCTCGCGCAAATCTTCACGCGCGTCGAAGACATGGCGCCGGATGCGCTCGACGGCATTCCGTGGACCTTTGAGAGCTTTCCCGAGTTCCTCAAGAGTCGAGAAGGTCAGCTCGGGATCAATGCGGCCTTCTACGTAGGACACTGCAACATTCGCCGCTGGGTGATGGGTGAGGACAGCAATCAGCGCGAAGCGACGCCGGAAGAGATCGAGTCCATGCGCGTGATCGTGGGTGAGGCGATGGAGGCCGGCGCGGCCGGACTTTCCTCGACCCATGCACCGACGCATCTCGATGCTGCAGATCGCCCCGTGCCGAGTCGGCTCGCCTCGAAGGAGGAGCTCGAGGCGCTCGTGAAAGAGGTCGGCCTCAGCAACCGCGGCTCCATCTCGTATCTCCCGTACAGCTCGATCGGCGGTCTCGACGAGGCGGACGGCGACTACCTGATCGACCTCGCGCTCGGCAGTCGCCTGCCGATCATCATTCAGGGGCTCGGCGCCCGGAACAAGGTCGATGCGCCCACCGCGACCTGGGAGCATTCACGTGCGTACCTCGAGCGCGCTCGAGGTCAGGGTGCGGGTGTCTACTCGATGCTGATGGCGCGCCCCTTCAATCGGCGTTTCACGATCGCCGAAGGCACGGGCCTCTACGATGGCTGCCCCGCGTTCGCGCGACTCTTCGTCGAAGCAGCGACCGTCGAGGCACGCGCCACCCTGCTTCGCGATGAGAGCTATCGCGACGAGATCCGAGACTCGGTGGAGAGCCCGAACACGGACCCGGCGAAGGGCTCGACGCTTCCGCCGCCGCACTTCGACGCGCTCGAGGTGTATGCCGCGACGAAGCCGGAGAACCAGGAACTGATCGGCCGGCCGCTCCGCGTGATCGCAAGCGAGCGAGGCGTCGCCCCGATGGATCTGATGGTCGATATCGCGCTCTCCGAAGACCTCGCCGTCGAGTTCATCTGGCGCACCGAGACCGAGGAGTGGAAAGACGGGACTCTCGTCGCCTCCCAACACCCGAACATGGTCATCGGCACGTCGGATGGTGGCGCGCATCTCGGTCGTGACGACGGAGCGGAGTTTAGCTCGTACTTCCTGCGATACTGGGTGCGGGAGTGGGGCAAGTGGGAGCTTGAAGAGGCGATACGCCAGCTCACGCAACAGCCTGCGGCGCTGCTCGGCCTCCAGGGGCGCGGGATGCTGCTGCCGGGCTACGCGGCCGACATCATGATCTTCGACCCGGACACGATCGGTCCCGGGAAGAAAGAGTTCGTACACGATTTTCCCAACGGAGTGGGACGTTGGTCGAGCCGACCGGAAGGCGTCTACGCCACCATCGTGAACGGGGTTCCGATCGTCATCGATGGAGCGCTCGTCGAAGGCTGTGGCTATCCGGGCAATGTCGTGAGTCCCGGTTCCGACTGA
- a CDS encoding amidohydrolase family protein, producing the protein MSTVTPEAKDLPAIISVDDHVMEPKTLWQEQLPPSMRERGPRVVREKVKLEFVGGHYGVHRNAEDGDWCDVWLFEDLATPTGLLHAPAGIPRKEQRNVPAVYEDLRRGTYDRDARLEDMTLNHVEAAICFPNIFPRFAGQGFAERDDKELGLRCLQIYNDWMIDDWCGGPAKGRLIPLTLVPLWDTQLAADEVRRCAAKGSHAIAFSENPSKLGFPSLYTGQWDVLWEACQETETTVSMHIGSSSSMPTTSPDAPLATSMCLYAQNAQASLADWIFSCTLTRFPKLKISYAESQAGWVPFQLERMDSVWRDGVGGVDFPVAPSEQAKGRVWSCIFDDLTGLKNRDEIGIEAILFETDYPHSDGTFPESRNVAQDLFSKAGMDAEECRKVLRTNAITCYGLERFGITE; encoded by the coding sequence ATGAGCACTGTGACACCCGAAGCGAAGGACCTCCCGGCCATCATCTCGGTCGACGACCACGTGATGGAGCCGAAGACGCTGTGGCAAGAACAGCTGCCGCCGAGCATGCGGGAACGCGGGCCGCGAGTTGTCCGCGAGAAGGTCAAGCTCGAGTTCGTCGGTGGCCACTACGGGGTTCATCGCAACGCTGAGGATGGCGACTGGTGCGACGTATGGCTCTTTGAGGATCTGGCGACGCCCACGGGTCTTCTTCACGCTCCCGCCGGTATCCCCCGCAAAGAGCAGCGCAACGTTCCCGCCGTCTACGAGGATCTGCGCCGTGGAACCTACGACCGCGACGCGCGGCTCGAGGACATGACGCTCAATCACGTCGAAGCGGCGATCTGCTTCCCGAACATCTTCCCCCGGTTTGCTGGCCAGGGCTTCGCCGAGCGCGACGACAAAGAGCTCGGTCTGCGATGCCTTCAGATCTACAACGATTGGATGATCGACGATTGGTGTGGCGGCCCGGCGAAGGGGCGGCTCATCCCGCTGACGCTGGTTCCGCTCTGGGATACGCAGCTCGCAGCCGATGAAGTGCGCCGCTGCGCGGCGAAGGGGAGCCACGCGATCGCCTTTAGCGAGAACCCGTCGAAGCTCGGCTTCCCGAGTCTCTACACCGGACAGTGGGACGTGCTCTGGGAGGCCTGCCAGGAGACGGAGACCACCGTGTCGATGCACATCGGTTCGTCGTCTTCGATGCCGACGACTTCGCCGGACGCACCGCTTGCGACCAGCATGTGTCTCTACGCGCAGAACGCCCAGGCCTCGCTCGCCGACTGGATCTTCTCCTGCACTCTGACGCGTTTCCCGAAGCTGAAGATCTCGTACGCGGAAAGTCAGGCCGGCTGGGTTCCGTTCCAACTCGAGCGGATGGACAGCGTCTGGCGCGACGGCGTCGGCGGCGTCGACTTCCCGGTCGCACCGAGCGAGCAGGCAAAGGGGCGGGTGTGGTCGTGCATCTTCGACGACCTGACGGGTCTCAAAAACCGGGACGAGATTGGCATCGAAGCGATTCTCTTCGAGACCGACTATCCGCACTCGGACGGGACGTTCCCCGAGTCGAGGAACGTCGCTCAGGATCTCTTTTCCAAGGCAGGGATGGATGCCGAGGAGTGCCGGAAGGTTCTGCGCACGAACGCGATTACCTGTTACGGGCTCGAGCGCTTCGGCATCACGGAGTAA
- a CDS encoding SDR family NAD(P)-dependent oxidoreductase, with amino-acid sequence MFDLTGRSALVTGAGQGLGAGIARHLAEQGAHVIVNDLVASKAASTVATIQELGGNAEPLAFDVTQLEAVEQALAARPLDIVINNAGNAGATVMQPTPFRDMDPKQWAAPIDVNLHGVMNVTRTVLPGMCERQFGRLITISSGAGVIGLPIGVAPYGAAKGGAISFMRHMAIENASFGVTANSLALGLMEMTDIHNPDLVTKLAKQVPCGRLGTGDDVGPACIWLASNEASWVTGQTIHVSGGSVTT; translated from the coding sequence ATGTTCGACCTGACTGGACGCTCTGCGCTCGTGACGGGCGCGGGGCAAGGGCTTGGGGCCGGCATCGCGCGACATCTTGCCGAGCAGGGTGCTCACGTGATCGTCAACGATCTCGTCGCATCCAAAGCTGCTTCAACCGTCGCCACGATCCAAGAACTGGGAGGAAACGCGGAGCCGCTCGCGTTCGACGTGACGCAACTCGAAGCCGTCGAGCAAGCCTTGGCCGCGCGGCCGCTCGACATCGTCATCAACAACGCAGGAAATGCCGGTGCGACCGTCATGCAGCCAACCCCGTTCCGTGACATGGACCCGAAGCAGTGGGCTGCCCCGATCGACGTGAACCTTCACGGCGTAATGAACGTCACACGCACCGTCTTGCCCGGCATGTGCGAGCGGCAGTTCGGCCGACTCATCACGATCTCCTCCGGCGCTGGCGTGATCGGCCTTCCCATCGGCGTTGCGCCCTACGGCGCGGCGAAGGGGGGCGCGATCTCGTTCATGCGCCACATGGCCATCGAGAACGCGAGTTTCGGCGTGACCGCGAACTCTCTCGCATTGGGCCTGATGGAGATGACCGACATCCACAACCCCGACCTCGTCACGAAGCTCGCGAAACAGGTTCCCTGTGGTCGTCTCGGAACCGGCGACGACGTCGGCCCAGCGTGCATTTGGCTGGCGTCCAACGAAGCGTCCTGGGTCACCGGACAGACGATTCACGTCTCCGGGGGATCCGTCACCACCTGA
- a CDS encoding zinc-binding dehydrogenase, whose amino-acid sequence MSGAGSAARAQAVIDLVGVDSTMALGAAVSARQGIVVIVGLGGGTLPFSFFSLRAEGVLTTSYWGSHNELAELLHLAQQQRIRVDAKRYGLDDVNSVLDELEHGRITGRAVLVP is encoded by the coding sequence ATTTCTGGAGCCGGTTCAGCCGCGCGCGCGCAGGCCGTCATTGATCTCGTCGGGGTCGATTCGACGATGGCTCTCGGCGCCGCGGTTTCCGCGCGCCAGGGAATCGTCGTCATCGTGGGATTGGGAGGCGGCACACTTCCGTTCTCCTTCTTCAGCTTGCGGGCGGAAGGCGTGCTGACGACGAGCTACTGGGGTTCGCACAACGAGTTGGCCGAGTTGCTCCACCTGGCGCAGCAGCAGCGGATTCGGGTCGACGCGAAGCGCTACGGCCTCGACGATGTGAACTCGGTGCTCGATGAACTCGAACACGGTCGGATCACGGGGCGCGCGGTCCTGGTTCCCTAG
- a CDS encoding class I SAM-dependent methyltransferase: MNSYRIKTAFIGLKRLATLPEEDKQACIDAYKFFQRMQAGEKTETADETKAVADYYKVLNNMLSVFDLEKLYIPPQLDESEGLYGNQLLCEQAVLKEMELKDPAGSHLLDMGCGRGRISHYFATMTGGQVSGYNIDPNQIENAIDWAAECAMSDRLHFKVGNHHNPLEYESETFDGCFSFQAVWPFFKKDELDAHAREMYRVLKPGTRYACSEYLLSPYFDWNNEEHAALHRSFLPTLAATQSMYPADVCAALERAGFEILLSAPSKSEAWPLCEQKRDLILMGRRAVRGLQAIRVLPPWVEESLDLLQTGGQAWTDAEKAKIADLNWRIVAEKR, translated from the coding sequence GTGAACTCGTACAGGATCAAAACCGCATTCATCGGACTCAAACGCTTGGCCACTCTGCCCGAAGAGGACAAGCAGGCATGTATCGACGCGTATAAGTTCTTCCAACGAATGCAGGCCGGCGAGAAGACCGAGACCGCAGACGAGACGAAGGCGGTCGCGGACTACTACAAAGTCCTGAACAACATGCTTTCGGTCTTCGACCTGGAGAAGCTCTACATCCCTCCACAGCTCGATGAGTCCGAGGGCTTGTACGGGAATCAGCTGCTGTGCGAGCAAGCCGTGCTGAAGGAGATGGAACTGAAGGACCCTGCGGGTTCTCACCTCCTGGACATGGGATGCGGGCGCGGACGAATCTCCCACTACTTCGCCACGATGACCGGCGGCCAGGTCTCCGGCTACAACATCGATCCGAATCAGATCGAAAATGCGATCGACTGGGCCGCGGAATGTGCGATGAGTGACCGGCTCCACTTCAAAGTCGGCAACCACCACAACCCGCTCGAGTACGAATCCGAGACCTTCGACGGATGCTTCTCCTTCCAGGCCGTTTGGCCGTTCTTCAAGAAGGACGAGTTGGATGCCCACGCGAGAGAGATGTACCGCGTGCTGAAACCCGGAACTCGGTACGCCTGCTCCGAGTATCTGCTGAGCCCTTACTTCGATTGGAACAACGAAGAGCACGCGGCCCTTCACCGATCGTTCCTGCCGACTCTCGCAGCGACGCAATCCATGTATCCGGCCGACGTGTGTGCCGCCCTGGAGAGGGCCGGATTCGAGATTCTCCTCTCGGCGCCGTCGAAGAGCGAAGCCTGGCCGCTCTGCGAGCAAAAGCGAGACTTGATCCTCATGGGTCGGAGAGCGGTTCGTGGTCTCCAGGCGATTCGCGTCTTGCCCCCGTGGGTCGAAGAGTCTCTCGATCTTCTTCAAACCGGCGGGCAGGCCTGGACGGACGCCGAGAAGGCCAAGATCGCGGATCTGAATTGGAGGATCGTCGCGGAGAAGCGGTAG
- a CDS encoding alpha/beta hydrolase encodes MASEEFNAVMKIIPASNVDHEDPIDIVRKKMHAIHPNSASPETHVEPVDLDGIDAKWIATPGNEASDRVVLHVHGGAFVSTVIDHYLQYGEHLSRHIEARVVCFQWTWADEAPYPRAVEDTVRAYRALLSRGTPPERIAIVGDSCGGGIALAALGALRDAGVPLPACLVGLTPWLDAEQTGDAAMSPRGLDPFVTADWVRARFRDYAGASGDLRDPGLSPLYADLRELPPIYLCIGQIDTTADDSTRLATRAAKEGGSVIVDSVEEMIHGFVGLCCAFPEATQAMERVGYWIRQRIP; translated from the coding sequence ATGGCTAGCGAAGAATTCAACGCGGTGATGAAGATCATCCCCGCGAGCAACGTCGATCACGAAGATCCGATCGACATCGTCCGCAAGAAGATGCACGCGATTCACCCGAACTCGGCAAGTCCGGAGACTCATGTCGAACCGGTTGACCTCGACGGCATCGATGCCAAGTGGATTGCGACCCCCGGAAACGAAGCCAGCGACCGGGTCGTCCTCCACGTTCACGGCGGCGCCTTCGTATCCACCGTGATCGACCACTACCTCCAGTACGGGGAGCACTTGTCCCGTCACATCGAAGCAAGAGTCGTGTGCTTCCAATGGACCTGGGCGGACGAAGCACCCTACCCGCGTGCGGTGGAGGATACCGTGCGCGCGTACCGCGCCCTGCTCTCTCGAGGCACACCCCCCGAGCGGATCGCGATCGTCGGAGACTCGTGCGGCGGCGGCATTGCGCTCGCGGCGCTGGGCGCCCTGCGCGACGCCGGTGTGCCACTCCCCGCCTGTCTCGTTGGCCTCACACCCTGGCTGGATGCAGAACAGACCGGCGACGCCGCGATGAGTCCACGCGGGCTCGACCCGTTCGTCACGGCCGACTGGGTCCGTGCCCGCTTCCGCGACTACGCGGGCGCAAGCGGCGATCTCCGCGACCCAGGCCTCTCCCCGCTCTACGCCGACCTGCGAGAGCTCCCGCCAATTTATCTGTGCATCGGGCAGATCGACACGACCGCGGACGACTCGACCCGCCTTGCGACCCGAGCCGCCAAGGAGGGCGGCTCCGTCATCGTCGACTCCGTCGAGGAGATGATCCACGGCTTCGTCGGGCTTTGCTGTGCGTTCCCCGAGGCGACGCAGGCGATGGAAAGAGTCGGCTACTGGATCAGACAACGAATTCCGTAG
- a CDS encoding SDR family NAD(P)-dependent oxidoreductase, translated as MADIAFVTGASRGIGRAASIALAEKGFDVVLAARTMREGDGRARGSSVNDEREVPVEGSLEETADRVRALGSRALPLRLDLLDAESIDAAADAAIAEWGRVDLLLNNAIYQGPGRMDRLLDLPLETVKTIFHANVVSQIQLTTRLLPGMIEHGGGTIINMTSGSGQMDPPGPVGQGGWGFAYAASKAAFHRMAGILHVEHRDDGIRAFNVDPGYTPTAAMRALRGASNDLDDHFRGAPPDVAGRVIGWLATDAGAAEWEGKAVNAQRLCRKLKLLPGWPAERPDS; from the coding sequence ATGGCAGATATTGCATTCGTAACCGGGGCGAGCCGAGGAATCGGGCGGGCGGCCAGTATCGCGCTCGCGGAAAAGGGATTCGACGTGGTTCTCGCGGCCCGCACGATGCGCGAAGGCGATGGTCGCGCTCGCGGCTCGAGCGTGAATGACGAACGCGAGGTGCCCGTGGAGGGCAGCCTCGAAGAGACCGCCGATCGCGTTCGCGCCCTCGGAAGCCGGGCGCTTCCCCTGCGGCTCGATCTTCTCGACGCCGAATCGATAGACGCGGCCGCCGACGCCGCGATCGCCGAGTGGGGCCGCGTCGATCTGCTGCTCAACAACGCGATCTACCAGGGTCCCGGGCGCATGGACCGCCTCCTCGACCTGCCTTTGGAAACCGTGAAGACCATTTTCCACGCAAACGTGGTCAGTCAGATCCAGCTGACCACGCGGCTTCTGCCCGGGATGATCGAGCACGGCGGCGGAACGATCATCAACATGACGTCGGGCTCGGGACAGATGGATCCCCCAGGCCCCGTTGGACAGGGCGGTTGGGGATTCGCGTACGCCGCATCGAAAGCCGCGTTCCACAGGATGGCTGGTATCCTACACGTGGAGCACCGCGACGACGGCATTCGCGCCTTCAACGTCGACCCCGGCTATACGCCGACGGCGGCGATGCGCGCACTGCGTGGCGCGTCGAATGATTTAGACGACCACTTCCGTGGGGCACCACCCGACGTCGCGGGCCGCGTCATCGGATGGCTCGCGACGGACGCGGGCGCGGCCGAATGGGAAGGCAAGGCCGTGAACGCGCAGAGGCTGTGCCGCAAGCTGAAACTGCTCCCGGGGTGGCCCGCAGAACGGCCCGACTCGTAA
- a CDS encoding sulfotransferase: protein MALRRRTAFCRELVRRQIYLNESNKIHLAKNPYWTGRIESLIETFPDTKFIVNMRDPRATIPSLLKLNRVAWKGLG from the coding sequence GTGGCCCTACGGCGACGCACGGCGTTCTGCCGCGAGCTCGTGCGCCGGCAGATCTACCTCAACGAATCGAACAAGATTCATCTCGCGAAGAACCCTTACTGGACGGGCCGGATCGAGTCTCTCATTGAGACCTTCCCCGATACAAAGTTCATCGTGAACATGCGCGACCCCCGAGCCACGATTCCGAGCCTACTCAAGCTCAACCGTGTTGCCTGGAAAGGACTCGGCTAG
- a CDS encoding serine hydrolase, which translates to MLEQKVDLQIGALIAIAASWVLLLYAGCATADEVPGGEIDLDLTPNFQLDDGSDLHSLADAATRNLLTPVRGRGARFGPRQKDRYCRLKGSNSVQWAVNDLSTGEVLSRSPGADRLFFGASTSKIFVAAAFLDKQKGEPNKEQLGLLARMIVVSNNGAWLALQRQTGNDGTNDGGRAAVDAFVKRMGYPTIKGFQGWMKRPDGSRVHGNELNAMEVAQFLRDTYQRKYEGADVLWKIMQATKTGGSKLNKYTPSDVYISGKTGTYSGPNESPQTVNLPTIKSRNHAAAVSIDGRMYGLVVLTNTGDNEDVAVLGGGLQREYLGVTPKVSCP; encoded by the coding sequence ATGCTCGAACAGAAGGTCGACCTACAGATCGGGGCCCTCATCGCGATTGCGGCCTCGTGGGTTCTGCTCCTCTACGCGGGATGTGCGACGGCCGATGAAGTACCCGGCGGAGAGATCGATCTCGACCTCACGCCCAACTTTCAGCTCGACGACGGGTCGGACCTGCACTCGCTCGCGGATGCCGCTACTCGAAACCTACTGACCCCGGTGCGAGGGCGAGGAGCACGCTTCGGCCCGCGCCAGAAGGACCGATACTGTCGTCTCAAGGGGTCCAACAGTGTCCAGTGGGCCGTGAACGATCTCTCGACGGGCGAGGTCCTTTCGCGGAGCCCCGGAGCCGACCGACTCTTTTTCGGGGCGTCCACCTCAAAGATCTTCGTTGCCGCCGCCTTCCTCGACAAACAGAAAGGCGAGCCCAACAAGGAGCAGCTGGGGCTCCTCGCTCGGATGATCGTGGTCTCCAACAACGGCGCGTGGCTCGCGCTTCAACGGCAGACCGGCAACGACGGCACGAACGACGGTGGCCGCGCCGCCGTGGACGCGTTCGTGAAACGCATGGGCTATCCGACGATCAAGGGCTTTCAAGGTTGGATGAAGCGGCCCGACGGCTCCCGCGTGCACGGCAACGAGCTGAACGCGATGGAGGTCGCACAGTTCCTGCGCGACACCTACCAGCGCAAGTACGAAGGCGCGGACGTGCTCTGGAAGATCATGCAAGCCACCAAGACGGGGGGCTCCAAACTCAACAAGTACACACCGAGCGACGTCTACATCAGCGGCAAGACGGGCACCTACAGCGGCCCGAACGAGAGCCCGCAGACGGTCAACCTACCGACCATCAAGTCCCGAAACCACGCTGCCGCCGTGAGCATCGACGGCCGGATGTACGGGCTCGTTGTTCTGACGAACACGGGCGACAACGAGGACGTCGCCGTCCTCGGGGGCGGGCTCCAGCGAGAGTACCTCGGGGTGACACCGAAGGTGTCGTGCCCCTGA
- a CDS encoding MarR family transcriptional regulator: MKSLREIGEYWKAEHPDRNFERVQPLLRLSRLSHLVPVFQKNVLAPHGLSPSDYSILGALRRAGRPRQLQPEDLYNALGCTPGGLTKMIDRLERRGLVQRTNDLEDGRRARIRLTPKGAATERKAFADYSDSAERVLSPLSDDEIQQIDFALELLSAIFEAPDAGAPVPSPAETSLAEVRAALRAARPDRESADRMEAE, from the coding sequence ATGAAGTCCCTTCGCGAAATCGGAGAATACTGGAAGGCGGAGCACCCGGATCGGAACTTCGAACGGGTGCAGCCGTTGCTGCGCCTCTCGCGGCTGTCGCATCTGGTGCCCGTGTTTCAGAAGAACGTGCTCGCACCGCACGGCCTTTCGCCGAGTGACTACAGCATCCTCGGAGCTCTACGACGCGCCGGACGTCCGCGTCAGCTCCAACCCGAAGACCTCTACAACGCACTGGGCTGCACGCCGGGCGGCCTCACGAAGATGATCGATCGCTTGGAACGGCGCGGGCTCGTGCAGCGCACGAACGATCTCGAAGATGGTCGTCGCGCACGCATCCGGCTCACGCCGAAGGGCGCCGCGACGGAGCGCAAAGCGTTCGCCGACTACAGCGACAGCGCGGAGCGGGTGCTGTCGCCGCTCTCAGACGACGAGATCCAACAGATCGACTTCGCGCTGGAACTGCTCTCCGCGATCTTCGAGGCGCCGGATGCCGGAGCGCCGGTTCCTTCGCCCGCCGAGACGAGTTTGGCTGAGGTGCGCGCCGCCTTACGTGCGGCGCGACCCGATCGGGAGAGTGCTGACAGAATGGAAGCCGAATGA
- a CDS encoding VOC family protein — MILGVHHPALAVPNIKQALDFYCGVVGFKVVMDVDLPSGFEAMSTALGLADGGCAIRMLRKGGSCLELFEFKESQAGDPARPVNREGLTHFALATDDFQADYDHLTSNGVKWNAEPFGQPPLRFAYGRDPFGNVFELLEQRTEGPTSLRFED, encoded by the coding sequence GTGATCCTCGGTGTCCACCACCCCGCCCTGGCCGTTCCCAACATCAAACAGGCGCTCGACTTCTATTGCGGCGTCGTTGGCTTCAAAGTCGTCATGGACGTCGATCTTCCTTCCGGCTTCGAGGCGATGAGCACAGCCCTCGGCCTCGCGGACGGGGGATGCGCGATACGGATGCTCCGCAAGGGAGGCTCCTGTCTCGAGCTCTTCGAGTTCAAGGAGAGCCAAGCCGGAGACCCGGCACGCCCGGTGAATCGGGAGGGCCTCACGCACTTCGCCCTGGCGACCGACGACTTCCAGGCCGACTATGACCACCTCACGTCTAACGGAGTGAAGTGGAATGCAGAACCGTTCGGGCAACCGCCCCTGCGCTTCGCGTACGGTCGCGATCCGTTTGGCAACGTATTCGAGCTGCTCGAGCAGCGGACGGAGGGGCCGACCTCTCTCCGCTTTGAGGACTGA